Proteins encoded together in one Terriglobus saanensis SP1PR4 window:
- a CDS encoding DUF885 domain-containing protein has translation MKFFLGAVLLSGVVMTASAQRVNIDGAAQTFSVWSEQYFDELFHAQPSYGTSVGLHEYDTMLEDYSAAAVQKQVVKLHEWEKKFESIPAEGLDRDVAADREILLNSIRSQLLSLETIRMWEKNPDNYSSGITGSVFVIMSRNYAPVNTRLRAAVEREKLMPQVFVEARKNLKNPPKIYTEIALEQIDGLVSFFQNDVPTAFKDATDAQTKADFAKSNSAVIEALKSYGAWMKSDLLPRSNGDFRFGADTYRKKLQYDEMVDTPLDRLIEIDTANMRVNQAEFARIAHEVDPNKSPLDVLAELATIHPAPDKLLDAFRDSFNGQIAFIKAHKIITLPSDVRPVLEETPPFMRATTQASMDPPGPFETHSTTAFFNVTLPEPGWSKERVAEHMAAFNVGTIVSTSVHEAYPGHYTQFLWQNQFPSKIRKLVGANSNIEGWAHYCEQMMLDEGYGQPGFGAKDEREAKLIRLGQLQDALLRNARFVVGIKMHTAGMTTEEAEAFFVKEGYQSPSIAKMETKRGTSDATYLYYTLGKLQILKLREDVKKKRGTAFTLQGFHDDLMRQGFAPIKVIRKAMLNDDSPVL, from the coding sequence ATGAAGTTTTTTCTTGGAGCAGTTTTGTTGAGTGGGGTAGTCATGACGGCATCGGCACAGCGCGTAAACATTGACGGAGCGGCACAGACCTTCAGCGTCTGGAGCGAGCAGTACTTCGATGAGTTGTTCCACGCGCAACCGAGCTATGGAACCTCCGTCGGCCTGCATGAGTACGACACCATGCTTGAGGACTATTCCGCCGCCGCCGTGCAAAAACAGGTAGTGAAGCTGCACGAGTGGGAGAAGAAGTTCGAGTCTATTCCAGCCGAAGGTCTGGATCGCGATGTCGCCGCGGACCGCGAGATTCTTCTGAACAGCATTCGCTCGCAGCTCCTTTCGCTGGAGACGATCCGGATGTGGGAGAAGAATCCGGACAACTACTCGAGCGGGATTACGGGTTCAGTCTTCGTCATCATGAGCCGCAACTATGCTCCGGTAAATACGCGCCTGCGCGCTGCGGTAGAGCGCGAAAAGCTGATGCCGCAGGTCTTTGTGGAAGCACGCAAGAATCTGAAGAATCCGCCAAAGATCTACACGGAGATAGCTCTGGAGCAGATCGACGGACTGGTGAGTTTCTTCCAGAACGATGTGCCTACTGCCTTCAAAGATGCGACCGATGCACAGACGAAGGCAGACTTTGCCAAGAGCAATTCCGCCGTGATTGAAGCGCTGAAGAGCTACGGCGCATGGATGAAGTCGGACCTGCTGCCGCGCTCGAACGGTGATTTTCGCTTCGGCGCGGACACCTATCGCAAGAAGCTGCAGTATGACGAGATGGTAGATACACCGCTGGATCGCCTGATTGAGATTGATACGGCGAACATGCGTGTAAACCAGGCGGAGTTTGCGCGGATCGCGCATGAGGTGGATCCGAACAAATCTCCGCTGGATGTGCTGGCCGAGTTGGCGACGATTCATCCCGCGCCGGACAAGCTGCTGGACGCCTTTCGCGATAGCTTCAATGGGCAGATTGCCTTTATCAAGGCGCATAAGATCATCACGCTTCCGAGCGATGTAAGGCCGGTGCTCGAAGAGACGCCACCGTTCATGCGCGCGACCACACAGGCAAGCATGGACCCGCCGGGACCGTTTGAAACTCATTCGACGACGGCCTTCTTCAACGTGACCCTGCCCGAACCTGGATGGAGCAAAGAACGTGTCGCGGAGCATATGGCGGCATTCAACGTGGGAACGATTGTGTCGACAAGCGTTCACGAAGCATATCCCGGTCACTACACGCAGTTCCTATGGCAGAACCAGTTCCCCTCCAAGATTCGCAAACTGGTGGGTGCGAACAGCAATATCGAAGGCTGGGCGCACTACTGCGAGCAGATGATGTTGGACGAGGGATACGGTCAACCGGGCTTTGGAGCGAAGGACGAGCGCGAAGCAAAGCTGATCCGACTCGGACAGCTGCAGGATGCTCTCCTGCGCAATGCACGGTTTGTTGTCGGCATCAAGATGCACACGGCGGGAATGACGACAGAGGAAGCAGAGGCTTTCTTCGTGAAGGAGGGGTATCAGTCGCCTTCGATTGCGAAGATGGAGACGAAGCGCGGAACGTCCGATGCGACTTATCTTTACTACACCCTGGGCAAACTGCAGATCCTGAAACTGCGCGAGGATGTGAAGAAGAAGCGCGGTACGGCGTTCACCCTGCAAGGATTTCACGATGATTTAATGCGGCAGGGATTTGCACCCATCAAAGTGATTCGCAAAGCCATGCTGAACGACGATTCGCCCGTGCTGTAG
- a CDS encoding ATP-binding protein → MPELIPPVCPLCQGTLFRFIERPNGDRFAQPCSCRVAHRNARTLLQARIPRRYEHCTLESFETKFGSATPSLSHAHIAAKKFVQAYPLETNGTGLLLTGNIGVGKTHLAVGILQALIERGAQGLFYDYRELLKQVQHSYNPSVAATELGILEPIFNAEVLVLDEIGASKPTDWVWDTVAHILNTRYNDQRTTIITTNYANLPPLGVDIPGATTINDRKGHREDTLGDRIGERMRSRLQEMCVVLEMRGEDFRQRVKRATFA, encoded by the coding sequence ATGCCAGAACTTATTCCACCGGTCTGCCCGCTCTGCCAGGGCACCCTCTTTCGCTTCATCGAGCGGCCCAACGGCGATCGCTTCGCCCAGCCGTGCAGCTGCCGCGTCGCCCACCGCAACGCGCGCACGCTCCTGCAGGCCCGTATACCGCGTCGGTACGAGCACTGCACGCTTGAGAGTTTTGAGACGAAGTTCGGCTCAGCCACGCCCTCGCTCTCGCATGCGCATATTGCAGCAAAGAAGTTCGTTCAGGCCTATCCTCTTGAAACCAATGGCACAGGTCTGCTTCTAACCGGAAATATAGGCGTAGGGAAGACCCACCTTGCCGTCGGGATCCTGCAGGCGCTCATCGAACGTGGTGCCCAGGGGCTCTTCTACGACTACCGCGAGCTCCTGAAGCAGGTACAGCACTCCTACAACCCCTCCGTGGCAGCCACCGAACTTGGCATCCTGGAGCCCATTTTCAACGCGGAGGTCCTCGTCCTCGATGAGATCGGGGCGTCGAAACCCACGGACTGGGTCTGGGACACCGTCGCGCACATCCTCAATACGCGCTACAACGATCAGCGCACCACCATCATCACGACCAACTACGCCAACCTGCCTCCGCTTGGCGTGGATATCCCTGGAGCCACCACGATCAACGACCGCAAGGGCCATCGCGAAGACACCCTCGGCGACCGCATTGGCGAACGCATGCGTTCGCGTTTGCAGGAGATGTGTGTCGTCCTCGAGATGCGCGGAGAAGACTTCCGCCAGCGCGTCAAACGCGCTACCTTCGCCTAA
- the galU gene encoding UTP--glucose-1-phosphate uridylyltransferase GalU, whose amino-acid sequence MSQMKIRKAVFPAAGMGTRFLPATKATPKEMLPLVDKPLIQYGVEEAVAAGCTEIIIITGRGKTTMEDHFDKSAELEASLEARGKTALLQIARSVSKLAKITYTRQPEALGLGHAVLMAKELVGNEPFAVILPDDIVDAKTPCMKQMVEAFYDTGASILGSEVVEGAAISNYGCLDCTQDPNNPRLLAVRDMVEKPKASEAPSQNAIIGRYILTPRIFEMLEALKPGAGGELQLTDGIKALLQYEKVYGFTYEGKRHDAGDKLGFLKATVEFALKRDDLGPPFREWLKNFPL is encoded by the coding sequence ATGAGCCAGATGAAGATTCGCAAGGCCGTTTTTCCAGCTGCAGGTATGGGCACACGTTTTTTGCCCGCAACAAAAGCGACTCCGAAGGAGATGCTTCCTCTTGTCGATAAGCCACTGATTCAATATGGCGTCGAAGAGGCCGTGGCCGCAGGCTGCACGGAGATCATCATCATCACCGGTCGCGGCAAGACGACGATGGAGGATCATTTCGACAAGTCTGCCGAACTGGAAGCAAGCCTGGAAGCACGCGGAAAGACCGCCCTGCTGCAGATTGCGCGTTCCGTTTCGAAACTGGCAAAGATCACGTACACACGGCAACCCGAGGCGCTTGGCCTGGGACACGCCGTGCTGATGGCGAAAGAGCTCGTGGGCAATGAGCCGTTCGCGGTCATTCTGCCGGATGACATCGTGGATGCGAAGACGCCCTGCATGAAGCAGATGGTGGAAGCTTTCTACGACACCGGCGCTTCGATCCTTGGCAGCGAGGTCGTAGAGGGCGCAGCGATCAGCAACTACGGTTGTCTGGACTGCACGCAGGACCCGAACAACCCCAGACTCCTTGCCGTGCGCGACATGGTGGAAAAGCCGAAGGCAAGCGAGGCACCAAGCCAGAACGCGATCATTGGCCGTTACATTTTGACGCCGCGCATCTTCGAGATGCTGGAAGCACTGAAGCCCGGCGCTGGCGGCGAGCTGCAACTAACGGACGGCATCAAGGCTCTTCTCCAGTACGAGAAGGTCTACGGCTTTACTTACGAAGGCAAGCGTCACGATGCAGGCGACAAGCTGGGCTTCCTGAAGGCCACCGTCGAATTCGCACTGAAGCGCGATGACCTGGGACCACCGTTCCGCGAGTGGTTGAAGAACTTCCCTCTGTAG
- the rpmE gene encoding 50S ribosomal protein L31, which translates to MPKEAIHPDYHVTEVRCACGNKFETRSTHKGDIVLEICNACHPFFTGKQKMIDTAGRIERFRRKYAKSDDAKTEAAAQ; encoded by the coding sequence GTGCCTAAAGAAGCAATTCATCCCGATTACCACGTGACAGAAGTTCGCTGCGCGTGCGGTAACAAATTTGAGACGCGTTCGACCCACAAGGGCGACATCGTTCTCGAAATCTGCAACGCCTGCCACCCGTTCTTCACCGGCAAGCAGAAAATGATCGATACTGCTGGACGTATCGAGCGCTTCCGCCGCAAGTATGCCAAGTCTGACGACGCGAAGACCGAAGCAGCAGCACAGTAA